The Vulpes vulpes isolate BD-2025 chromosome 8, VulVul3, whole genome shotgun sequence genome has a window encoding:
- the MRPL53 gene encoding large ribosomal subunit protein mL53 isoform X1 translates to MAASLARLGLRSVKQVRVQFCPFEKNVESTRTFLQAVSSEKVRSTNLNCSVIADVRHDGSEPCVEVLFGGLGRRASPDYARRPPHRPGNAHSLCLPHPGEDYGGERGQARTWYRALTAQKSPTNRF, encoded by the exons ATGGCGGCGTCCTTGGCTCGGCTCGGCCTCCGGTCTGTGAAGCAGGTTCGGGTTCAATTCTGCCCCTTCGAGAAGAATGTGGAATCCACGAG GACCTTCCTCCAGGCGGTGAGCAGCGAGAAGGTCCGTTCTACCAACCTTAACTGCTCGGTGATTGCGGACGTGAGGCACGACGGCTCCGAGCCCTGCGTGGAAGTGCTGTTCGGTGGGCTCGG GAGACGGGCATCGCCTGATTATGCGCGGCGCCCACCTCACCGCCCAGGAAATGCTCACAGCCTTTGCCTCCCACATCCAGGCGAGGACTACGGCGGGGAGCGGGGACAAGCCCGGACCTGGTACCGGGCGCTGACAGCGCAGAAGAGCCCAACAAACAGATTTTAG
- the MRPL53 gene encoding large ribosomal subunit protein mL53 isoform X2: MAASLARLGLRSVKQVRVQFCPFEKNVESTRTFLQAVSSEKVRSTNLNCSVIADVRHDGSEPCVEVLFGDGHRLIMRGAHLTAQEMLTAFASHIQARTTAGSGDKPGPGTGR; this comes from the exons ATGGCGGCGTCCTTGGCTCGGCTCGGCCTCCGGTCTGTGAAGCAGGTTCGGGTTCAATTCTGCCCCTTCGAGAAGAATGTGGAATCCACGAG GACCTTCCTCCAGGCGGTGAGCAGCGAGAAGGTCCGTTCTACCAACCTTAACTGCTCGGTGATTGCGGACGTGAGGCACGACGGCTCCGAGCCCTGCGTGGAAGTGCTGTTCG GAGACGGGCATCGCCTGATTATGCGCGGCGCCCACCTCACCGCCCAGGAAATGCTCACAGCCTTTGCCTCCCACATCCAGGCGAGGACTACGGCGGGGAGCGGGGACAAGCCCGGACCTGGTACCGGGCGCTGA
- the CCDC142 gene encoding coiled-coil domain-containing protein 142 isoform X1 translates to MAQASRSGGLLPPLAAVPPSRAQPGGAVEERGQRRQAGALRGDSRGWQGLPVAGSIPCQDPRPGGAPGGQPWWAAPADAGEHHEAGAAGWWREAADGRPSPPALQRLRAVLLRLLREREQLLQARDCARHLQAAVRLLRILSPSAPAPGPLPQLCGDLLLHPSRGAVLRIGLLETRVPLLLARPAGLAAQCLDAAIQMQLRALGREPASPGWSSQLADVLLALPAYHQLQGKALSPVPGAARPFPPSRVLRLLTGERGCQVAGQLDEALKGSGLRDQLRSRCQEERELLPGLLRLLGGVTDPANSRLGLGGAGALWSQYWTLLWAACAQSLDLSLGPWRDRRTVVQQLSQALGQASLPQECEKELASLCRSLFHQSLIWSWDQGFCQALGSAGEDQSSPTSSSHTAELLQQLFPPLLDALREPRSGLLFCQPPGPALFALGLCTLQTTLVWFLGRTQQHLAAWAPGSFLLLIQKNLPPLLQEAAALSRLASEESLALELEQQLALEIQKLTAQIQLLPEESLSLFFQTCHKQATQGFELYMPRGRYWRHRLSPELPSIPSEYAGLVVRTVLEPVLQGLQGLPPQAQAPALGQALTAILGAWLDHILTHGIRFSLQGALQLRQDFGVVRELLEEEQWGLSPELRQTLLMLNIFQRVDGALLCLFQQPLPKPEAQRRPPCCCTCSEIQTMELPSSSLNSLESLEPPLRLGAPSAQTAQLLSTLWGGGPSPEAYLVGNQQAWLALRQHQRRRWHLPFLSCLGTSPES, encoded by the exons ATGGCCCAGGCGTCTCGCTCCGGTGGCCTTCTGCCTCCGCTCGCTGCGGTGCCGCCGTCGAGGGCGCAACCCGGAGGCGCTGTGGAGGAGCGGGGGCAGAGAAGGCAGGCGGGGGCTCTTCGCGGGGACTCTCGTGGCTGGCAGGGGCTGCCAGTTGCCGGGAGCATTCCCTGCCAGGACCCGCGGCCCGGcggagctccaggagggcagccGTGGTGGGCGGCGCCGGCGGACGCGGGAGAGCACCACGAGGCGGGCGCCGCGGGCTGGTGGCGGGAGGCTGCAGACGGCCGCCCAAGCCCTCCCGCGCTGCAGCGTCTCCGGGCCGTGTTGCTGCGGCTGCTTCGCGAGCGGGAGCAGCTCCTCCAAGCCCGCGACTGCGCCCGCCACCTACAGGCGGCTGTGCGCCTCCTGAGGATCCTGAGCCCCAGCGCGCCGGCCCCCGGCCCCTTGCCTCAGCTGTGCGGCGACCTGCTCCTGCACCCTTCCCGAGGGGCCGTCCTGCGAATCGGCCTGCTGGAGACTCGCGTGCCGCTACTCCTGGCGCGGCCCGCCGGACTGGCCGCCCAGTGCCTGGATGCTGCCATCCAGATGCAGCTTCGGGCTCTGGGTCGGGAGCCAGCCAGCCCCGGCTGGTCGTCCCAACTTGCCGACGTGCTGCTGGCGCTTCCCGCCTACCACCAGCTGCAGGGAAAAGCCTTGAGCCCCGTCCCAGGGGCTGCGCGCCCTTTCCCGCCTTCCCGTGTGCTCCGCCTCCTGACGGGGGAGCGGGGTTGCCAGGTGGCAGGGCAGCTAGATGAGGCGCTCAAGGGATCAGGCTTGCGGGATCAGCTCCGCAGTCGGTGCCAAGAGGAGCGGGAGCTGCTGCCCGGGCTGCTGAGGCTGCTGGGGGGCGTGACGGATCCAGCCAACAGCAGACTGGGGCTTGGAGGGGCTGGAGCCCTGTGGAGCCAGTACTGGACCCTGCTGTGGGCAGCTTGTGCTCAGAGTCTGGACCTAAGTCTAGGACCCTGGAGGGACCGCAGGACAGTGGTACAACAGCTGAGTCAGGCACTGGGTCAGG CATCCCTGCCTCAGGAGTGTGAGAAGGAGTTGGCTTCTTTGTGTCGCAGCCTATTTCATCAGTCTCTTATCTGGAGCTGGGACCAag GCTTCTGCCAGGCCTTGGGATCTGCTGGTGAAGATCAGAGCAGCCCTACCTCATCCTCTCATACCGCTGAACTTTTGCAAcagctctttcctcctctcttggATGCCCTTCGAGAACCCAGGTCAGGGCTGCTCTTCTGTCAGCCTCCAG GTCCTGCACTGTTTGCTCTGGGGCTCTGTACCCTGCAGACCACCTTGGTCTGGTTTTTGGGCAGAACTCAGCAGCATCTGGCAGCATGGGCCCCAGGTTCCTTCCTGCTTCTGATCCAGAAGAACTTACCT CCTCTATTGCAGGAGGCAGCAGCTCTGTCTAGACTGGCCTCAGAGGAAAGTTTGGCCCTTGAACTGGAGCAGCAGCTGGCTCTAGAGATCCAGAAGCTAACTGCACAGATCCAG CTCCTGCCTGAAGAATCACTAAGTCTCTTTTTTCAAACATGTCATAAACAAGCCACACAGGGCTTTGAACTCTACATGCCACGGGGTCGGTACTGGCGGCATCGGCTCTCTCCTG AACTGCCCAGCATTCCTAGTGAGTATGCTGGGTTGGTGGTTCGTACTGTACTGGAGCCTGTGTTGCAAGGATTGCAGGGACTGCCACCCCAAGCCCAGGCCCCTGCCCTTGGCCAGGCACTGACAGCCATCCTGGGTGCCTGGCTTGACCACATCCTCACGCATGGGATCCGGTTCAG CCTGCAGGGGGCGCTGCAGCTCAGACAAGACTTCGGAGTGGTCCGGGAGTtgctggaggaggagcagtgggGCCTGTCCCCTGAACTTCGCCAGACTCTGCTCATGCTCAACATCTTCCAGAGGGTGGACGGGGCCCTGCTGTGTCTATTCCAGCAGCCCTTGCCCAAGCCTGAAGCCCAAAGGAGGCCTCCCTGTTGCT GTACATGCAGTGAGATACAGACCATGGAATTGCCCAGCAGCAGCCTCAACAGCCTGGAAAGTTTGGAGCCCCCTCTTCGGCTTGGAGCACCCTCAGCCCAGACAGCTCAGCTACTAAGCACACTATGGGGTGGGGGACCTAGCCCAGAGGCTTACCTGGTGGGAAATCAGCAGGCCTGGCTTGCCCTGAGGCAGCACCAGCGCCGCCGTTGGCACTTGCCTTTTCTTTCCTGCCTGGGGACCAGTCCTgaatcctaa
- the CCDC142 gene encoding coiled-coil domain-containing protein 142 isoform X2, giving the protein MAQASRSGGLLPPLAAVPPSRAQPGGAVEERGQRRQAGALRGDSRGWQGLPVAGSIPCQDPRPGGAPGGQPWWAAPADAGEHHEAGAAGWWREAADGRPSPPALQRLRAVLLRLLREREQLLQARDCARHLQAAVRLLRILSPSAPAPGPLPQLCGDLLLHPSRGAVLRIGLLETRVPLLLARPAGLAAQCLDAAIQMQLRALGREPASPGWSSQLADVLLALPAYHQLQGKALSPVPGAARPFPPSRVLRLLTGERGCQVAGQLDEALKGSGLRDQLRSRCQEERELLPGLLRLLGGVTDPANSRLGLGGAGALWSQYWTLLWAACAQSLDLSLGPWRDRRTVVQQLSQALGQGFCQALGSAGEDQSSPTSSSHTAELLQQLFPPLLDALREPRSGLLFCQPPGPALFALGLCTLQTTLVWFLGRTQQHLAAWAPGSFLLLIQKNLPPLLQEAAALSRLASEESLALELEQQLALEIQKLTAQIQLLPEESLSLFFQTCHKQATQGFELYMPRGRYWRHRLSPELPSIPSEYAGLVVRTVLEPVLQGLQGLPPQAQAPALGQALTAILGAWLDHILTHGIRFSLQGALQLRQDFGVVRELLEEEQWGLSPELRQTLLMLNIFQRVDGALLCLFQQPLPKPEAQRRPPCCCTCSEIQTMELPSSSLNSLESLEPPLRLGAPSAQTAQLLSTLWGGGPSPEAYLVGNQQAWLALRQHQRRRWHLPFLSCLGTSPES; this is encoded by the exons ATGGCCCAGGCGTCTCGCTCCGGTGGCCTTCTGCCTCCGCTCGCTGCGGTGCCGCCGTCGAGGGCGCAACCCGGAGGCGCTGTGGAGGAGCGGGGGCAGAGAAGGCAGGCGGGGGCTCTTCGCGGGGACTCTCGTGGCTGGCAGGGGCTGCCAGTTGCCGGGAGCATTCCCTGCCAGGACCCGCGGCCCGGcggagctccaggagggcagccGTGGTGGGCGGCGCCGGCGGACGCGGGAGAGCACCACGAGGCGGGCGCCGCGGGCTGGTGGCGGGAGGCTGCAGACGGCCGCCCAAGCCCTCCCGCGCTGCAGCGTCTCCGGGCCGTGTTGCTGCGGCTGCTTCGCGAGCGGGAGCAGCTCCTCCAAGCCCGCGACTGCGCCCGCCACCTACAGGCGGCTGTGCGCCTCCTGAGGATCCTGAGCCCCAGCGCGCCGGCCCCCGGCCCCTTGCCTCAGCTGTGCGGCGACCTGCTCCTGCACCCTTCCCGAGGGGCCGTCCTGCGAATCGGCCTGCTGGAGACTCGCGTGCCGCTACTCCTGGCGCGGCCCGCCGGACTGGCCGCCCAGTGCCTGGATGCTGCCATCCAGATGCAGCTTCGGGCTCTGGGTCGGGAGCCAGCCAGCCCCGGCTGGTCGTCCCAACTTGCCGACGTGCTGCTGGCGCTTCCCGCCTACCACCAGCTGCAGGGAAAAGCCTTGAGCCCCGTCCCAGGGGCTGCGCGCCCTTTCCCGCCTTCCCGTGTGCTCCGCCTCCTGACGGGGGAGCGGGGTTGCCAGGTGGCAGGGCAGCTAGATGAGGCGCTCAAGGGATCAGGCTTGCGGGATCAGCTCCGCAGTCGGTGCCAAGAGGAGCGGGAGCTGCTGCCCGGGCTGCTGAGGCTGCTGGGGGGCGTGACGGATCCAGCCAACAGCAGACTGGGGCTTGGAGGGGCTGGAGCCCTGTGGAGCCAGTACTGGACCCTGCTGTGGGCAGCTTGTGCTCAGAGTCTGGACCTAAGTCTAGGACCCTGGAGGGACCGCAGGACAGTGGTACAACAGCTGAGTCAGGCACTGGGTCAGG GCTTCTGCCAGGCCTTGGGATCTGCTGGTGAAGATCAGAGCAGCCCTACCTCATCCTCTCATACCGCTGAACTTTTGCAAcagctctttcctcctctcttggATGCCCTTCGAGAACCCAGGTCAGGGCTGCTCTTCTGTCAGCCTCCAG GTCCTGCACTGTTTGCTCTGGGGCTCTGTACCCTGCAGACCACCTTGGTCTGGTTTTTGGGCAGAACTCAGCAGCATCTGGCAGCATGGGCCCCAGGTTCCTTCCTGCTTCTGATCCAGAAGAACTTACCT CCTCTATTGCAGGAGGCAGCAGCTCTGTCTAGACTGGCCTCAGAGGAAAGTTTGGCCCTTGAACTGGAGCAGCAGCTGGCTCTAGAGATCCAGAAGCTAACTGCACAGATCCAG CTCCTGCCTGAAGAATCACTAAGTCTCTTTTTTCAAACATGTCATAAACAAGCCACACAGGGCTTTGAACTCTACATGCCACGGGGTCGGTACTGGCGGCATCGGCTCTCTCCTG AACTGCCCAGCATTCCTAGTGAGTATGCTGGGTTGGTGGTTCGTACTGTACTGGAGCCTGTGTTGCAAGGATTGCAGGGACTGCCACCCCAAGCCCAGGCCCCTGCCCTTGGCCAGGCACTGACAGCCATCCTGGGTGCCTGGCTTGACCACATCCTCACGCATGGGATCCGGTTCAG CCTGCAGGGGGCGCTGCAGCTCAGACAAGACTTCGGAGTGGTCCGGGAGTtgctggaggaggagcagtgggGCCTGTCCCCTGAACTTCGCCAGACTCTGCTCATGCTCAACATCTTCCAGAGGGTGGACGGGGCCCTGCTGTGTCTATTCCAGCAGCCCTTGCCCAAGCCTGAAGCCCAAAGGAGGCCTCCCTGTTGCT GTACATGCAGTGAGATACAGACCATGGAATTGCCCAGCAGCAGCCTCAACAGCCTGGAAAGTTTGGAGCCCCCTCTTCGGCTTGGAGCACCCTCAGCCCAGACAGCTCAGCTACTAAGCACACTATGGGGTGGGGGACCTAGCCCAGAGGCTTACCTGGTGGGAAATCAGCAGGCCTGGCTTGCCCTGAGGCAGCACCAGCGCCGCCGTTGGCACTTGCCTTTTCTTTCCTGCCTGGGGACCAGTCCTgaatcctaa